One window from the genome of Anopheles merus strain MAF chromosome 3R, AmerM5.1, whole genome shotgun sequence encodes:
- the LOC121597593 gene encoding protein arginine N-methyltransferase 5-like yields the protein MAMDQKVNISVSLYLDTAGNLSKEIDSASKANCSSVTVPIVHWNYNREFVREPLRSKHGPFTRSDLLLSSTQWLNRVICRIGDNLDLDSPVEHIQRQAERTIRQEMSFAEHLVQNGYLYTKLSSTNCANFARTVGCTMFKGTLLVEVPITNPKLTQYGWRRDVAEDADATVESPWCWWNTFRCHADYNPTVKVALELTADVPKQEEIFRWLGEPVDAIVLPANIFLTNAKNYPVLSKAHQSMLNLFYRTFSCHFILKANPSDGHLAHYVDYIKYTIQHNYVKNPLHGYEDLLQIPLQPLYDNLDSFTYEVFEKDPVKYIYYQNAIEQALLDRVPEADRATATTIIMVVGGGRGPLVRAALNASQTTNCKVKVYVIEKNPNAIVTLTAHINELWRDRNVELISTDMREFNPPEKADILVSELLGSFGDNELSPECLDGAQKHLKDSGISIPCKSTSYINPCFGSKVYNQVRLLERSPHWKDRVISSRHMEQAYVAYQKNAYHIDNPQPLFEFVHPNRESGDPIDNNRYKTVRFRAALDCVMNGFTGYFDTVLYKDITLSIHPFTHTKGLASWFSMFIPLTDPVQLRKGDEITVHFWRCVASHKVWYEWSLSAPVVTHVHNIDGRGQPIWQ from the coding sequence ATGGCGATGGATCAAAAGGTGAACATTTCCGTATCGCTCTACCTCGACACGGCCGGCAACCTGTCCAAGGAGATCGACAGCGCATCGAAAGCGAACTGCAGCTCCGTCACCGTGCCCATCGTGCACTGGAACTACAATCGGGAGTTTGTGCGGGAACCGCTTCGCTCCAAGCACGGTCCCTTCACGCGCTCCGATCTGTTGCTGTCCTCTACGCAATGGTTAAACCGTGTGATTTGCCGGATCGGCGACAATCTCGACCTGGACTCACCGGTCGAGCACATACAGCGGCAGGCGGAGCGTACCATCCGGCAGGAGATGTCCTTTGCCGAGCATCTGGTGCAGAATGGGTACCTTTACACGAAGCTGTCCAGCACCAACTGTGCCAACTTTGCCCGCACGGTCGGCTGTACCATGTTCAAGGGAACGCTGCTGGTGGAAGTGCCCATCACGAACCCGAAACTCACACAGTACGGTTGGCGGCGCGACGTGGCGGAGGATGCGGACGCGACGGTGGAGAGCccctggtgctggtggaacACCTTCCGCTGCCATGCGGACTACAATCCGACCGTAAAGGTGGCCCTGGAGCTGACGGCGGACGTGCCGAAGCAGGAGGAAATCTTCCGCTGGCTGGGCGAACCGGTCGATGCGATCGTACTGCCGGCTAACATTTTCCTCACCAATGCCAAAAACTATCCCGTCCTTTCGAAGGCTCACCAGTCGATGTTGAATCTCTTCTACCGGACGTTTAGCTGCCATTTCATACTGAAGGCGAACCCGTCGGATGGCCATCTGGCGCATTACGTGGACTACATCAAGTACACGATACAGCACAACTACGTTAAGAATCCGCTGCACGGGTACGAAGATTTGCTCCAGATCCCGCTGCAACCGCTGTACGACAATCTGGACAGCTTCACGTACGAAGTGTTCGAGAAGGATCCGGTGAAGTACATTTACTACCAGAACGCCATCGAACAGGCGCTGTTGGATCGGGTGCCGGAGGCGGATCGTGCCacagccaccaccatcattaTGGTCGTTGGCGGTGGACGGGGACCGTTGGTGCGTGCCGCACTAAACGCTTCGCAAACCACCAACTGCAAGGTGAAGGTGTACGTGATAGAGAAAAACCCGAACGCGATCGTGACGCTGACGGCGCACATTAACGAGCTGTGGCGCGATCGGAACGTGGAGCTCATCTCGACGGATATGCGCGAGTTTAATCCACCGGAAAAGGCCGACATACTGGTGTCGGAGCTGTTGGGCTCGTTCGGCGACAATGAACTGTCACCGGAGTGTTTGGATGGGGCGCAGAAGCACCTGAAGGACAGCGGGATCAGCATACCGTGCAAATCGACCTCGTACATTAACCCCTGCTTCGGCTCGAAGGTGTACAATCAGGTGCGGCTGCTCGAGCGCAGTCCCCACTGGAAGGATCGGGTGATTTCCTCCCGCCACATGGAGCAAGCGTACGTGGCGTATCAGAAGAATGCTTACCACATCGACAACCCTCAGCCGCTGTTTGAGTTCGTGCACCCGAACAGGGAGAGTGGCGACCCGATCGATAACAACCGGTACAAGACGGTTCGGTTCCGTGCCGCGCTGGACTGTGTGATGAATGGGTTCACCGGGTACTTCGACACGGTACTGTACAAGGACATTACGCTCAGCATACATCCGTTTACGCACACGAAGGGATTGGCGTCCTGGTTTTCGATGTTTATCCCGCTGACGGATCCGGTGCAGCTGCGCAAGGGTGACGAAATTACGGTACACTTCTGGCGGTGCGTTGCCTCGCACAAGGTGTGGTACGAGTGGAGCCTTAGCGCGCCGGTGGTGACGCACGTGCACAACATCGACGGACGGGGGCAACCGATATGGCAGTAG
- the LOC121596675 gene encoding chitotriosidase-1-like translates to MPSKPIFGFYGGWATYRSGKGRCTVDDLNPHLCTHLIYAFVALDHNGSIVQKDDTERNAMHRFNCLRNSNPSLKTLVSVGGAVGCGSAFASVAASSSLRASFARNVRGFCESYGFNGVDIDWEFPESSSDQSNFVQLLSALSSELHSNGLLLTTSVGVNRPYDMSGIARHVDYILLMSYDYNGSWDSYTGHNAPLSWGSVETDYQRRLNVEASVSDWIGRGGVPKSKLIVGLAAYGRTFTLSSSGNYKPRASATGAGRSGPYTQQQGTLAYYEVRDAFGEGRIWDDQQHVPYAVSGDQWVSYDDPQSIRMKCEFIRREGLGGAMIWSIDQDEFQGGRFTLLRTVAECL, encoded by the exons ATGCCGAGCA AGCCTATATTTGGATTCTACGGCGGTTGGGCCACCTATCGCAGCGGAAAGGGCAGATGCACCGTGGACGACCTGAACCCGCACCTGTGCACCCATCTTATCTACGCGTTTGTGGCGCTGGATCACAACGGATCGATCGTGCAGAAGGATGATACCGAGCGGAATGCGATGCACCGCTTTAACTGCTTGCGCAACAGCAATCCGAGCCTGAAGACCCTTGTGTCGGTTGGTGGTGCCGTCGGTTGTGGATCTGCGTTCGCTAGTGTGGCGGCCAGCTCGAGTCTACGCGCGAGCTTTGCGCGGAATGTGCGTGGGTTCTGCGAGTCGTACGGCTTCAACGGGGTGGACATTGACTGGGAATTTCCCGAGAGCAGCTCCGACCAGAGCAACTTTGTACAGCTGCTGTCTGCATTGTCGTCTGAGCTGCACAGCAATGGTCTGCTCTTGACTACGTCGGTCGGTGTTAACCGGCCGTACGACATGTCCGGTATTGCCCGCCACGTTGACTACATTCTGCTGATGAGCTACGATTACAACGGCTCGTGGGACAGCTACACTGGCCACAATGCTCCGCTTTCCTGGGGTAGTGTAGAAACCGACTACCAGCGACGGCTGAACGTTGAGGCTAGCGTTAGCGATTGGATTGGGCGTGGTGGCGTACCGAAGTCGAAGCTGATCGTCGGCTTAGCTGCGTACGGACGTACGTTCACGCTGAGCTCCTCGGGCAACTATAAGCCACGGGCGTCCGCCACGGGTGCTGGACGCTCTGGCCCgtacacacagcagcagggcACACTTGCCTACTACGAGGTGAGGGATGCGTTTGGTGAAGGGCGCATTTGGGATGATCAGCAGCACGTGCCGTATGCGGTTAGCGGCGATCAGTGGGTTAGCTACGATGATCCGCAAAGTATTCGCATGAAATGTGAGTTCATTCGAAGGGAAGGTCTCGGTGGAGCAATGATCTGGTCGATCGACCAGGATGAGTTCCAGGGAGGAAGATTCACGCTGCTGCGTACGGTTGCTGAATGTTTGTAA